A window of Citrus sinensis cultivar Valencia sweet orange chromosome 7, DVS_A1.0, whole genome shotgun sequence contains these coding sequences:
- the LOC102609264 gene encoding coumarin 8-geranyltransferase 1b, chloroplastic-like, producing MVLNCSFKTFQTPSTQINGLVNRSEGNKYSIRRSIQNSLYLTNNKIRNNEDMMERNHKPLKKSTVPMALKDGHPSKCQDESTVSTSFVDVLTKKLDAFHRLSRPYAWTSIIIGIVSTSLLPVETLADLTPTFLIEVLKSIVPTLTMNIFVAAINQLSDIEIDKVNKPNLPLASGDILIGEGIAIAIISTLTSLAMGVMLRSPPLVIALVIRWIVGAAYSIALPLLRWKASPLMAVVAIIILNGINVLPYFVHFQKYVLGRHLVFTKPLLFSVIFMGIFSVVLAFLKDIPDVEGDKEFGIRTLPMILGKERVFSISISMLLLAYGGAALAGVSSPFLLCKLVTMIGHCVLGFILWCRAQTVDLSNTKSTYSFFIFIFQLYYAEFFLMHFVR from the exons ATGGTCCTCAATT gttcttttaaaacattccAGACGCCATCGACACAAATAAATGGCTTGGTAAATAGAAGCGAGGGCAACAAGTATTCTATTAGACGCTCCATACAAAACTCCCTCTATTTaaccaataataaaattagaaacaatGAGGATATGATGGAGAGAAATCATAAGCCATTGAAGAAATCAACAGTTCCCATGGCGTTAAAAGATGGTCATCCATCAAAATGCCAGGATGAGAGTACTGTTTCAACGagttttgtggatgttttgaccaagaaGTTAGATGCATTCCATCGTCTTTCTCGTCCCTACGCTTGGACTAGCATT attATAGGGATAGTATCAACTTCTTTGCTTCCAGTGGAAACTCTTGCTGATTTAACTCctacttttttaattgaagTATTGAAG TCGATAGTGCCCACATTAACGATGAATATTTTTGTGGCGGCCATAAACCAATTGTCAGATATTGAAATAGACAAG GTTAACAAGCCTAATCTCCCACTTGCTTCCGGGGACATTTTAATAGGAGAAGGAATTGCAATTGCTATAATATCTACATTGACG AGTCTGGCCATGGGGGTAATGCTTCGATCTCCACCACTTGTTATCGCCCTTGTAATACGGTGGATAGTTGGAGCCGCTTATTCCATCGCT CTTCCCCTTCTTCGATGGAAGGCAAGTCCGTTAATGGCTGTAGTGGCCATTATCATTCTGAACGGAATTAATGTTTTGCCTTACTTCGTACACTTTCAG AAATATGTGCTTGGTAGACATTTAGTATTCACGAAGCCATTACTATTTTCAGTCATTTTCATGGGAATTTTCAGCGTCGTACTTGCATTTCTCAAG GATATACCTGATGTGGAGGGCGACAAAGAATTTGGCATACGAACACTCCCTATGATCCTAGGGAAAGAAAGA GTGTTTTCGATTTCTATTAGTATGTTGTTACTGGCTTATGGAGGTGCTGCACTAGCTGGAGTTTCTTCACCTTTCTTGCTATGCAAACTTGTCACT ATGATAGGGCACTGTGTTCTAGGATTCATTTTGTGGTGTAGAGCCCAAACTGTTGATCTCTCCAATACTAAATCAACATATTCTTTTTTCATATTCATTTTTCAG TTGTATTATGCCGAATTCTTCCTTATGCACTTTGTTCGCTGA